AATTGGCAGAGAGATTGCCGATTGCGTTCAGGTCGATTTGCTCATAGCGTCCGCCGAGCGTGAGCAGCAGCTTGTCAGAAACCTCGATATCGAATTCGCCAAAAACCGCCGTGGTCTCAGTGGTTGTCGGACTGTTGATCAAAGCATCCAGGTCAAGGCCCCCGGCAAAGTTCGGAAAGGCTACCCCGTCGCGCAACACGCGATTGGTCTCGTCGGAGTAGAAAAGGCCAACCGCGCCGCGAACCCGGGAACCTTCGTACTCCAACCGGAGAGTCTGGTTGAACTCATCCTGATCCGCTGTTGCCAGCCAGGTCTGGTCCAGGTCCGGCAGGCTGGTTGCGTAGTTGGAGTTTCGATCCTCCGACACAAAATTGTTGTACGCGGTCTGCGCCTCAAGGGCGATTGAATCAGAGAGCTGATAGCGGATATTGAGGGTCTTTACGTCCTGCTCGGTATCCATACCACCTGTGCCGTAGACGTTCCCGTTGGTGAAGCGTCGTGTTTCTGGAAACCAGACATTTACATCGTTTCGCGCATCGGCCTGGACGTGGGTATGGCTCAAGAGCACTTCCAGGGGCACCCTCTGCGAACGATAGAGCAGCTTGCCGCGAAACGTATCGGTGTCGTTGAAATTGTAGACATCCGTGTCCAGCGTCGGGTTCTCGATAAACCCATCGGTGTTCAGCCTCTGCACGGTAATGCGGTAAGCCAGTTCGTCAGTGATCGGGCCCGTATTCGCTACCCCAATTTCATAAGTGCCGTAGTTGCCGACCGCTGCAATCGCCTGGGTGTTCTGCTGAAACTCTGGATCGTTAGTCGAGACCACAACACCACCGGCGAGCGAGTTTCTGGCCTGTGCGGTACTTTGCGGGCCGCGCAGCATTTCCACCTGCTCCACATCGAACAGCGAGTTAAAACCCCGGGCGAGCTGCTGGGTGGTGAACGCGGCTCCGTCAACCATCAGCGAAGCCAGCGCGGCACTGCCGGCGCCCCCGATCCCCGACGAGTTGATGCCTCGAATGCTGAAGGTAAAAGCCTGAAGCCCCGTCCCGTTAACGTTGACGTTGGCCGCGCGATTAAACACGTCGGTGATTCTCTTGTCGTTGCTGCGGACGATGTCGCTTTCGGTTTGCACGTTGATCGACGTGTTGGTGTCCAGAATGCCGCGCCGGATGTTCTCACCATAGATGGTGATTTCTTCCAGGGTCCGCGGCTTGCTGGGTTGATCTTCTGATCCAGTTTGGGAATCCTGGGATTCGGCCGTGGAAACGGTGTTTTGCGAAACGACAAAGGAACCGTTGGTGGATCGGCGAGCTGTCAGCCCGGATCCTGCTAACGCCTGGCTGAGTGCTGCGTCAGCGCCCATCGTTCCTGAAACCACCGGTGCCGTCTTCCCTTCGACAACGGCTTCGGACGCCAGCACGTTGACCCCGAAGACGTTCGAGATGGCGACCAGGCTATCCCCCAAGGGGCCTGACGGGATACTCAATGCCTGCGATGAGGGTGATGACGCCGCAGGCTGCGCGGTCGCGGGCTGGCTGCCAAAAGAGAAGGCCGCCAAACAGACAGACGCCGCAACAGCTCTTCCAAGCCCCTTGAGTTTTTCGATTTTCTGCACCACGGTTCTCCACTACAGGTCATTTCGTAAATGAAACGCATTTGCACCACCTACTTAATGATCTATTCGGGCGGAAAATCGACACCCTCTTCGCAAGAATTTCTTACAGCGCGCGTCGGCCCCTAGTCCTTCGGGTTCCGAAGGCGGATGACAACCCTCGCGGGGTCAGCGCGATCCAGCGAGACAGGATGGATTTCGGTGAGGATCGAAAGCATGCCGTCGATATCTTGCGCATTAAAGGCACCACGAATCCTGAGGTCACCCAGCTCCCTCGCATCCGCAGAAATTTCGACCGGCACCACAGAATAGCGATTGGCGTCCGCCACGAGTTCGGTCAGCGGCGAGCCGCTGTAGATCAGTCGGTTCTGCCGCCAGGCGCCGATGAGCTGAGGGTCGACAGTCTCTACCTGCTGAAGACCTTGCTTGGAGTCGGCCTCAACCTGCTGCCCACCAGACAGCACTTCTCGGGACAGGATCGAGGTAGCCTCCTCCGCAATAATAAAAGGGTGGGTCACCACAACGGCCCCTTCGGCCACGGCAACGCGCGACGTGCCACCCGAAATATGCACATTGAAAGTTGTGCCCAACACCGTTGCCTCCAGCTCATTGGCAGTCACAGAGAACGGCCTCGCGGGATCCGACGCAACCTCAAAAAATGCCGAGCCGCTTATCAGTCTGACAGTCCGCACCTGGCTATCGATTGACGCCTCCATTTCGCTGGCGGCACCCAAGGTAATTTGAGAGCCGTCACTCAGCGTCACTATCCGGGTTTGGCCAATATCGGTGACGTGGGCGGAAGTGTCCGAATTCGAGGTCAGGACAGCGCTGGGCGCGATGGACTCCTGCCTCGCCAGAAATACGGCGCCCACCAATGCCAAACCGCCGAGCATCCCAGCCGCGGCAATTTTTGCTGCAGGCGCAAGAAACAGGTCTGACCAGCGATCCTTTAGCGCCGTCCATTTCTCTTGGGTGGTGGGTCGGAGCAACGATGGGTCAAGATCAACAGCGGACACCTTTCCGAGCGCCGACCAGAAGCTCACGGCGTCTTGATAAGCCTGCTCGTGGCTCGGATCCTCAGCCAGCCAGGATTGAAACTGCTTGCGGTCTTGGTCGGTTGCCTCCGAGTCGGTCAGCAGCAGTCGCCAATCGTGCGCAGACTGCAGAGCCTGGGAGACTTGGGGCGTTATCTCAGTGCTCATGGCTTGCGCTCCTTATCGTTTGCGAGCAGCGCGTTCAACTCTGCCGCCGCCCGCGAAACGTGTTTGGCCGCTGCGGTCCGCCCGATCCCGAGCCGCCGGCCAACTTCGGCGACGCTGAGACCTTCCAGACGGTGCAGGATCAAGGCCCTCCGTCGCTTTTCGGGCATCCTGCGCAGAACGTCGTTGATCGAAGATAATTGCTCCTTTGCAATAATGATCTTTTCGGGCGAAGAAACGTCACCCTCACCCGCAAACGAACGCCGCTCGATCTCCGGTCTGCGGGCCTCTCGTCGCTTGACGGTGTTTTTTTCCGTCAGTACCAGATTGCGGGCCGTACGCCAGATAAACGCTTTGAGATTGCGGATCGAGGCGAGATCTCCCCTTTCAATCACCCGCTGAAACGCTTCCTGGGCCACGTCGTCCGGATCCGGCGGACCGTCTCCGTAGATATGCCGAATCGATAAGGCCAATTCGCCCGAATAGCTGCTGTAGAGGTCTAGAATTTCTTGGGGAATGGCGCTGGTGGAATCGTCAGGCCGATCCGGCGCCTGAGTTTGGCTGTTACCTAGCTTTTGTGGACCGTCGTAACCCATGCGGCAGCGAAAAGTGCCGGATAGCCCGACTTGTGCGAATGATTCTCACTAGCGTACCCGGTGTTTTTTCATTTGCAAGCACTGCTGACTCAAGCCGTGCCGGTCGGTGAGGCTCAGCTAGAGCTAGAGCTCCCGTTAACGTTAGAAGTCAAATTCCACAGCCACCCCGGCAACTCGGGGAAAATTGATCCGGTAGGAGGGTGACGCGTTGGGCGTCAGGACGCCCGTCGCGGTATCGATGGTCGCGAAGCCTCGCTCGGTCGCAAACCGGTCGTCCAGCGCATTATTGGCAAACGCATAGACGTTCCACTGCTTGAAACGGTACCCTACGCGGCCGTTGATCAGCGTCGCCGATTCAACTTCATTGACCGCCAGATTGGCCACCTCAGAGAATTGGTCACTCCGGTAATTTGCGCTCCAGTTAGTGTAAAAGCCTGACGGATGCTCGTAGCTCACCCCAACCGCCAGGGTCGTTTCTGGCGCTGTGGTAAATGAGTTGCCACGGACGTTCTCGAAAGGCCCCGGCACCTCAGCGAACGGAAAATCCTTAAACTCGGTCCGCAGCAGGCCTAAGCCAACAAAGTAACTCAGCGACTCCGTCAGCTGATGGTCAATATTGAGCTCAAGGCCGAAAAGCTCGGACTCACCGGCGTTTTCCACCAACGCAAGACGCGCGTCAATCTGGGCGCTGGGTACCACCACCTGCTGGTCCTCCCATTCGGTAAAAAAGACGTTGGCGTTCACCGACAGCCGACCATCCAGCCACAGCGAACGAAAGGCCAGTTCGTAATTCGTCAGAAACTCAGGATCAAACTCGTTAGTGATATTCGTGGCGGTAACCGGATCGAAAAATTGCCGGATACCACCCGCCCGATAGCCTCGAGCCACCGAAAAAAACAGCGACCGATTGTCATCGAATTCATAGGACACACCCGCCCGAGGTAGGAAAGC
The nucleotide sequence above comes from Pseudomonadota bacterium. Encoded proteins:
- a CDS encoding sigma-70 family RNA polymerase sigma factor — its product is MGYDGPQKLGNSQTQAPDRPDDSTSAIPQEILDLYSSYSGELALSIRHIYGDGPPDPDDVAQEAFQRVIERGDLASIRNLKAFIWRTARNLVLTEKNTVKRREARRPEIERRSFAGEGDVSSPEKIIIAKEQLSSINDVLRRMPEKRRRALILHRLEGLSVAEVGRRLGIGRTAAAKHVSRAAAELNALLANDKERKP
- a CDS encoding FecR domain-containing protein — translated: MSTEITPQVSQALQSAHDWRLLLTDSEATDQDRKQFQSWLAEDPSHEQAYQDAVSFWSALGKVSAVDLDPSLLRPTTQEKWTALKDRWSDLFLAPAAKIAAAGMLGGLALVGAVFLARQESIAPSAVLTSNSDTSAHVTDIGQTRIVTLSDGSQITLGAASEMEASIDSQVRTVRLISGSAFFEVASDPARPFSVTANELEATVLGTTFNVHISGGTSRVAVAEGAVVVTHPFIIAEEATSILSREVLSGGQQVEADSKQGLQQVETVDPQLIGAWRQNRLIYSGSPLTELVADANRYSVVPVEISADARELGDLRIRGAFNAQDIDGMLSILTEIHPVSLDRADPARVVIRLRNPKD
- a CDS encoding TonB-dependent receptor; this encodes MQKIEKLKGLGRAVAASVCLAAFSFGSQPATAQPAASSPSSQALSIPSGPLGDSLVAISNVFGVNVLASEAVVEGKTAPVVSGTMGADAALSQALAGSGLTARRSTNGSFVVSQNTVSTAESQDSQTGSEDQPSKPRTLEEITIYGENIRRGILDTNTSINVQTESDIVRSNDKRITDVFNRAANVNVNGTGLQAFTFSIRGINSSGIGGAGSAALASLMVDGAAFTTQQLARGFNSLFDVEQVEMLRGPQSTAQARNSLAGGVVVSTNDPEFQQNTQAIAAVGNYGTYEIGVANTGPITDELAYRITVQRLNTDGFIENPTLDTDVYNFNDTDTFRGKLLYRSQRVPLEVLLSHTHVQADARNDVNVWFPETRRFTNGNVYGTGGMDTEQDVKTLNIRYQLSDSIALEAQTAYNNFVSEDRNSNYATSLPDLDQTWLATADQDEFNQTLRLEYEGSRVRGAVGLFYSDETNRVLRDGVAFPNFAGGLDLDALINSPTTTETTAVFGEFDIEVSDKLLLTLGGRYEQIDLNAIGNLSANLILPPPVPYTVVVPNVLGGITDGSTDFSEFLPKVGLTYSLSSRQRLGFTYTEGYRQGGVTTNNATLEIDEFDPEFVKNYELSYKASLGAGFELNANLFYLDWTDQQVNDAPPGSVILTTLNSGESEVSGMELEMSWRNDQWDAYASLGLVETEFKRFTSGFNDFSGNEFPNAPGMTAAAGAFYTRGDWTLGAEGNYRDGFFTRADNEFKADSLMLFDLSADYRWGDFTVRAFVDNVLDDFELITETFLVEGIPQAAFSQPRTYGVQLMYGF